A genome region from Hevea brasiliensis isolate MT/VB/25A 57/8 chromosome 9, ASM3005281v1, whole genome shotgun sequence includes the following:
- the LOC110641827 gene encoding acid beta-fructofuranosidase, translated as MADPNPFLPISQPLHPTYTSLPDGTHPSGSPATHSLPSKKLLLGIFFGFLLVFLFVALIGDHNGSQQNILSQEDENVASLASPKETAKPETLRPISRGVSAGVSEKASLISSGSESSTDQYPWNNSMLSWQRTAFHFQPEKNWMNDPNGPLYYKGWYHFFYQYNPHAAVWGDIVWGHAVSRDLIRWLHLPLAMVADQWYDQNGVWTGSATILPDGKIVMLYTGSTNESVQVQNLAYPADPSDPLLLDWIKYSGNPVLVPPHGIDTKDFRDPTTAWYTSEGKWRISIGSKVGKTGIALIYDTEDFINYKLQPQALHGVPGTGMWECVDFYPVSRNGEHGLDTSANGPEVKHVVKASLDDDRHDYYALGTYSELNSTWTPDNPDIDVGIGLRYDYGIFYASKTFYDQNKGRRVLWGWIGESDSEVADVKKGWASLQGIPRTVSLDTKTGSNLLQWPVEEVESLRLRSNEFDKVEVKPGSVVPLNLDAATQLDIIAEFELDKKVLENAAESNEEFNCKTSKGAAHRNALGPFGLLVLADDSLAEQTPVYFYVTKGRNGTLKTFFCTDQSRSSAANDVNKQTYGNFVPVLEGENFTLRILVDHSIIESFAQGGRTTITSRVYPTRAIYGRAKLFLFNNAIKANVTASLKIWQMNSAFIRPYPNTR; from the exons ATGGCGGACCCTAACCCATTCCTTCCTATATCTCAACCACTTCATCCTACCTACACTTCTCTCCCAGATGGCACTCACCCATCTGGATCTCCGGCCACCCACAGCCTCCCCTCTAAGAAACTGCTCCTCGGGATCTTTTTCGGGTTTTTGCTGGTTTTCTTGTTTGTAGCTTTAATTGGTGATCACAATGGATCACAGCAGAACATTCTTTCACAAGAAGATGAAAATGTAGCGTCATTGGCTTCGCCGAAAGAGACGGCGAAACCGGAGACTTTGAGGCCTATCTCCCGTGGCGTCTCGGCTGGTGTCTCTGAGAAAGCCAGCCTGATTTCTAGTGGATCGGAATCTTCGACGGATCAGTATCCATGGAACAATAGCATGTTATCATGGCAAAGAACTGCTTTCCACTTCCAACCTGAGAAAAACTGGATGAATG ATCCTAATG GTCCATTGTATTACAAGGGCTGGTACCATTTCTTCTACCAGTACAATCCACATGCTGCGGTATGGGGTGACATAGTGTGGGGCCATGCTGTATCAAGGGACTTAATCCGCTGGCTTCACCTCCCATTAGCAATGGTTGCTGATCAATGGTACGACCAAAATGGTGTGTGGACTGGCTCCGCCACTATCCTCCCAGATGGTAAAATCGTCATGCTATACACTGGATCCACCAATGAATCCGTTCAGGTACAGAATCTTGCTTACCCAGCAGACCCCAGTGATCCTCTTCTCCTTGACTGGATCAAATACTCTGGCAATCCGGTTTTAGTACCACCACACGGCATTGACACCAAGGACTTCCGCGACCCAACCACAGCTTGGTACACTTCCGAGGGGAAATGGCGCATCAGCATAGGGTCTAAAGTTGGCAAAACTGGTATTGCTTTGATTTATGACACTGAGGATTTCATAAATTATAAGTTGCAACCTCAAGCACTTCATGGTGTACCTGGCACTGGCATGTGGGAGTGTGTGGACTTTTACCCTGTTTCAAGAAACGGTGAACATGGATTGGATACATCTGCTAACGGCCCTGAAGTGAAGCATGTAGTTAAGGCAAGCCTTGATGATGATAGGCATGATTACTATGCACTGGGGACTTACTCCGAATTAAACAGTACATGGACTCCAGATAATCCAGATATTGATGTTGGCATTGGTCTTAGGTATGATTATGGTATATTCTACGCATCCAAGACATTTTATGATCAGAATAAAGGGAGAAGGGTATTATGGGGTTGGATTGGCGAGTCTGATAGTGAAGTTGCTGATGTTAAGAAAGGATGGGCATCTCTTCAG GGCATTCCAAGGACAGTCTCGTTGGACACAAAGACTGGCAGCAATCTGCTTCAATGGCCAGTGGAAGAGGTAGAGAGTTTGAGACTAAGAAGCAATGAATTTGACAAGGTGGAAGTCAAGCCAGGGTCAGTTGTGCCCCTTAATCTTGATGCAGCCACACAG CTAGATATTATCGCGGAGTTTGAGTTAGACAAGAAGGTATTGGAGAACGCGGCTGAATCCAACGAGGAGTTCAACTGCAAGACCAGTAAAGGAGCTGCTCACCGCAATGCGTTAGGACCATTCGGCCTTCTGGTTCTTGCTGATGACAGCCTTGCCGAGCAGACCCCTGTATACTTCTACGTTACAAAAGGAAGAAATGGCACCCTCAAAACTTTCTTCTGCACAGACCAATCAAG ATCTTCTGCAGCAAATGATGTTAACAAACAAACTTATGGTAACTTCGTTCCAGTCCTGGAAGGTGAAAATTTCACTCTAAGGATATTG GTGGATCATTCAATAATTGAAAGCTTTGCCCAAGGGGGAAGAACGACAATCACCTCCAGGGTTTATCCAACAAGGGCAATCTATGGAAGGGCCAAGCTCTTTTTGTTCAACAATGCCATTAAAGCCAATGTGACTGCTTCACTCAAGATATGGCAAATGAATTCTGCATTCATTCGTCCCTATCCAAATACCCGGTAG